Sequence from the Diadema setosum chromosome 18, eeDiaSeto1, whole genome shotgun sequence genome:
ccctgcgcgagacctaacCACTGTCACTGTTAGGGCCTACCCTTActtagccccggagaccgcgccgccaggcgcggtcctggcggctTCCCCGCAGTTTCGCTTATGGGAGTAACGAATAGCTCCCCTATTGCGcttgtgcaagtgattgtgaatTCTGTGAACATCGCATCGGTGAGCTGCTTATAAGACATCATTTTGTGCATCACaaacaatgaaatgcatcaaacagtcgcccCGATGATAGTCATTTAGGTTTCATCGACCCATGTAAATATTCCTAGTAGTttctgttgaaaaattaaggaaatatagcgccgcaAAGGCACCCGTTTGTTCAACATGAAGATCTGAATGGGAGCACGGCGCAGCCGCCACAGCGGCTGTCGCAGTTATGCTAGTATAGGCATagactaactgcgaccagcagcccggCCCATACGAGAGGCGAGAGGCTGGTCGGTCGCAGGCATAGGGTCTACTACGTCTAGTGTAGTGGAGTCAGTTTTTTCGTTTCACTGCCATGACTGCTGGGTATTTCAAACTTACCTCTCCTTTTCGGTGACCTCGATCGACTCCTACTTCTCCCCATCTCTGTAGAATAAGCTTTCTACTTGTATGACTTGGCTGTGCCCTAGGAATAAACCGGATGTCAGGAGAGGGGGTTAACTTTCGTTTCTTATCCCAGAGCAGAGGCCCTCTGAACACACATACAGCGACAGTCCGTTTAGTTAGTCCCATAGGCAACAATTACAGTCAGCAAGTAACACACACGTACTAGTACCCAGCGTAAGTAGCCCTACATGTAGTTTTGCTACAAGCTAGTTTTGCTTTTCTAGTattaattatattttgtttttgaataagaTCCAAATGGATAATATGTCAAcccttttgaacatgtataattaaaaatttcattttttttaaactttaaatATTATCACCAATTGATTTCTACAATACTATGTAATATAAATCAACAAAATGCTACAATGAGACtaaatacaatttgtatagactatatatataatttaacCACCATAAGCGCCAACAGCCTCCGTGGCCTAATGGATAAGGCATCGGTCTCCTAAACCGGGGATTGTGGGTTCGAGTCCCACCGGAGGTGGAATGTggggattctttttttttttttttttttttttcattttaatgtgGATTATAGTCTTTGAATTTTTAAGTCTGTTCATACGTCTCTTGAGCATGAAAGCTTTGATGgatcagtataggcctataaaatgCACCGTTCCGTTATGTACAAGCATGTATTTACACGCGGATCGACCAAGCATCGGACCACCCTTCTCCCCACCATCTTGACAATCAATTCCATTCATTATCATCGATACAATATGAAGATTTCCAACatgacaacaaagaagaaaatacaatacaatatacatacatacatacatacattgataaatgaataatcataaatattaaatagatttttttttttttttaaatgaataagagaaagggagggaggggAATTAAGAAAATTTAATCAGCCTTTTGGCTCCTATAGGCCAATTTATGTAACCCAGTCGCTCACCACACGTCTAGAACATTCTCCACTTACCTTAGGTGCCTGACCCCTCCACAAATGCACCCACACCCACATGCATACGCACAACAATAAAGTTACCCGTATACtggtacatgcatgtatatgcaCATTTTGCACGTCACTTCTGAAGTTTAatatatttattgttttgtattgtctaCTATGTAAAACCGGAGAATGACCATTGAGAAACCATGCTGGATCTATATAGACGCAGTTTTTAGTGTTATTGCTTCTCGTATACTGCATGGGCATATTAACACAGTGGCATGGTACGGAATATCGGCAACATTCAGCCAGAACAATTGATTATGCCCACAGTTTCTGAATGAGGCAAAGATGCCTATATTGTGCACCTAGTATATTTCTAATTGTCCTTTCTCATTTTGATCCCTCTGCTACATtacaatttcattgtatttcattgtttattgttTGAATGACATTGATGAAGGAATCACCATTAAAGACTCAAGCATAAACCTTTAATTTGTACGCGTTACCTCAAAAAGTTTCGGAACttttcaatgtaaaattttTGAGTCTTGTGTCACCGTTCACTCTGTATTTAAGGATTAAGCAAAAATCTAAAGTTTGCTCCCCTAACCACGCTCATGCAAATTTAATACATCGGGCACGGCCTGTATCACTTTGATCACATACACTGGTACTCGGCAAACTTGGTTGTTATCTTTCTCGTCCTTTCTCGTCCTTTCTCGTACGCATCAATGATAATGCTTGTCACAAGTGGTCTTGATTGTCGTTCAATTCCATGAAACTCCTTATTCTATTCGCTCTGCACAATCAGTAGACCATACACctattaaatacatgtatagtataCCGTTTATTTTCTTGTACGGTTTCGTATTGTTGTGACCCTGACACTATAATCTGAGGAACTATACGTACAGGCCTActttcaaaataaatgatatttataccCATTAAAACATAAAAGTTGCGCCGAACAGAATACTGGCAGTGACTGGTGTCCATATTGGTGTCAATATCTTCGTGTCGAAGTTATTGATTTACGACAAGCTGACATCTACAATTTGTCAAATACGACGATCCTAATGTCATCTGACATAGCGTATCGATGGGACATGAGAAGGTCATCTTGTAGAAATACCGGGCGATGCCGGGTGGAAAATTTACCTTGCAGAACATCACTTAGTGTGTTGTCAACACGAGGACAAAACTAGGCCTACATTGACGCACTCGTGTTTTTACTTACTATATAGGATTTACTGACTTTCATTCAAAACCAAATAGGACTCAATCACATTTAGAACCTAGAGGTCTCCTTATAACAGTGAACCATGTACAAAGCATAGTAACTGGAAATTTATGGTAAATCACATTGCATGTTAAAACAACCATTGGAACACATTAAAATATCGGATATGCGATGTACGAAGCATAAACAAACGTTATGACATTAGACGTGTtagaaatgataagaaaagaaaaatcacattaCGCCATGTAGGAAAACATGCCGAGAACACACAGGGAAACATACAGCAGGAAATTAACCCAATCAGAACCAAAGAGACACACAGTAACAAGTATAGGCTTCTAATGTAAACAGACTATTTGGAGCAGGTGCATTTATATGTTTACTCGGGTTGTGCGATGATGACAAAAACGACGGGTATGACTCATTCACGAAAACAAGAAAATCTAAACATAACAGTAtgatttgtatacattgtatacctaTATCTACGACTCGTGTAactgtgtgtgttatgtgtgagtaaatgtacatgtgtgtgtgtgttttgtctaTAATTACCTAGAGTAATCTCTTCAGATTAAGCACTCTTCTCCTATATAGAAGGATCACACCTCCGCGAACCCAGCGCCCAGTTATAGTACGCTTACTAACTCGTTGGGCAAGAGGAACATTAAAATGGGTCAATGTTTCAAAGGATGTTCAAAACAATCTGGGTATAAAATAGGCTACGTCTGATGGAAATGATTACTTAGTGGCGGTTAACAAATGCCATCTCAGAAGACCGACGTTCACATACAATGTTCATTGTCACAACTTTCTTCGAACATTCAGCTGACTCGATGTGTCTCTGTACGATGCAATTGTTTCAGCGcgtttgctcttttttttttttataatcccCAAGAGTTCCAATGAGTCTCTCAATCAGAGCTTTGGCATTACGTGTCTCTGGATCACAGAATTGTGCAAGCTCCAAGCCAGGCCCACGTCCCGCCTCCGTGGAGCCGGCGGAGTCTCTTCGCCTCCCGACGCCTCCTCTGCCTCTCAAGCTGTTCTCGCTTCTTTCGATCAATCTCATTCTGTCGATCGATGCAAGCCATAGCGAACATTTTAAACTCCTTGTAATCCAGTTCCTGGATGGAGAGTTAGGAAAAAGTTACAAGTTTACTCCCCGTTGAAAATGTATTTTCGTATTATTCAACTTAATTTCTGCATCTCTTGTTATGTATATCTTTTCATGTCTGAATTTCATAACAGTTGCATAGTTAAATTATTACATATTTGATTATCACCGCTTTGACACTGTACCAGTTGTGAAAATCGTGATATCGATTTTTTCCCCCGCTGTTCTTATCTTGGATTGTGACTATGTGGATCTCCCGAAATGATTatgttaaaagaaataaatacatgtcATAGTAACTAATACAGAAAGTGAcagaataggcctacatattataATGAAATACTGTAATGAGCAGGATCTTGTAATAATTTAAGGCATAATAgtcttttcacaaaaataaacaccTGATCTCCTGAGATGtcaaaatcattgaaaatctgTTTGACGGCATCGCCGTAGAAGTTAAAGAGAAATCCGAAGGCCGAAAACTCTTGGGCCGAGATGCTTTGAGATCCGTCCTCATCCAGGAGTTCGAAGACGGTGCGTGAATGGCGGTAGATGAACTGCTTTTCGTCCTTGTCCTGCGTAGAGAAACGGGCCAGGGACGAGGTGGTCAAGCAAGAAAATAAGTCAGTTCGgtgttccactttgcgcatgagcacaAAAAAGTAATTTGTGCCGACAGGGCgagttggtttttaaattcactgagatataATACATCTGTAtcatgattattcaagtaatctTTATAAATGGTGCTAGCctgcacatccacctgacagcaaaagcggtattTCGCAATATCGATTGaaaaatattgttgtaaatatacattcaaagcAAAATAATGCAATGAATGTTTTCCCAAGTGTAAACTGActgaccattctggtcaccttcgatgcaagttcatcctttgtttgaacatgtttgatgaattccatgaattgttaTGTCGGGCGGGCAAGCTTTATATCCGTATCCTATAATATGTCGCtttgaaaacaagaaaaatgtctATTAACCACCCGAGAAAAGGGTCATCTGAATGTGCACTAATTATTACTtaagctaactccgaactggttATAGGCATCATGGCTAAAATGAGACCAATCAGCAAAAAGTATGGTCCGGTCTCGGTACAGGCTTataatcagtggcgtatctagggaaaacggcgcccggggcaagcacgaaaattgcgcccctaatttctgaaaaagtgttcaaccccaaccccatcccggtagggactttaaacaaggtccacatgatgctttttcaagcacttaaaagggatcttttgagggtgatttaaatgtaataaattttgatagattttggcgagcgagcgcagcgagcgagccgaaaatttttgtatttcagcttacaaaacatggaattcttgtcattttttgcttaccaaatcttacatttctaaacaagatatagtgacggccttatagataacgatttataccaaaaaactgaggactttaaaaaatactctaaattagtgcgcgcgagtgagctgaaatttgtatatgtcctcgtcatcatcacgtattgttcttatcttttttaatataaattttggcgagcgagcgcagcgagcgagccgaaaatttttgtatttcagcttacaaaacatggaattcttgtcattttttgcttattaaatctcacaattatagtgactaccttatagataacgatctataccaacaaagtgaggacttgaaaaaatactctaaattagtacgagcgagtgagccgaaatttgtatatttctgcgtcatcattacgttttttcttatcttttttgatttttttttgcgcccccctcccccgtatatgttcgaaaccgttggcgtcctcttttgataaaatcggcgatcgcttcagaacgaatgaaattgcagacgctgctccgtgtaacatttttcctgctaaatataaaatgacatgagtgaacacaatagacattgtcattttgtccgcgtcatcgtcacgttttgttcttatcttctcttttttatacaaattttggcgagcgagcgcagcgagcgagccgaaaatttttgtatttcagcttacaaatcatgaaactcttgtcattttttgcatattaaatcttacaattctaatcaagataatagtgacggccttatagataacgatttataccaacaaaccgaggacttgaaaaaataatctatattagtacgagcgagtgagccgaaatttgtatatttccgcgtcgtCATTACGTtgtgttattatcttgtttgattcgggttttttgcgcccccccccccccggtatgttcgaaaccgttggcgccttcttttgatccaattggcgatcgcttcagaacgaaagaaattgcagccgctgctccgtgaaacattttgcctgctaaatatgaaattacatgtgtgaacacaatagacactgtcattttgtcaacatcacgttttgttcttaccttcttttttatataaattttgacgagcgagcgcagcgagcgagccgaaaatttttgtatttcagctcacagaacatggaatttttgtgtgaacacaataaacattgtcattttgtccgcgccatcatgtttagtttttatcttgtttgatttggttttctgcccccccccccccccccaccattcttcccccccccccccttccgggtgaatttttttttttccttcttcttctcttttttttttcttcttcttcctttttttcttcttcttttttttttttgcgtttttttgcgcccccaaggagtggcgcccggggcacgtgccccccttgcccccccctagatacgccactgcttaTAATCTTGTGGCCAGGCTTGGCTGCTGAATGCGTGCACAGGATCGTTCTCTCAAATTCGAGATTCCTCCACAAACGCCTCCGCGTAGATCGTGTTTGTTTAGTTTTATGATGAGCCGAGGCCGATAGACGTTAGGAAACATGATAGAGGATAGTGGATGCGTATAGTTTATGCAAGAACAAAAGTTTCTTCCCTGttataattatgtaggcctaaacCTTAAAGCCATCTCCCCCCTCCATTTTGAAGTCATAAGTTATTCTCTCATACTGTAGGCAAAACTGCACGAGTATGGCAGCACAACGTCCAAGGGAGCCTGATTACAgcgtacatgaaaaaaaaaatacatttttatttttttatttttttttcatacttctcatttatgaacattacaacagaaaccagacaagttcttttaccttgtgaacaatatgcagaaaacaaacaatatacatggtgataacatagtaattacatgtaatgataactggtcaaaatcgaaatcgaaatggggttgatcaaagagaagtatgacgggacctacatgaaagctagcttgtttggctgtaagccccgagtaatcagtgtttgtgaaaaagaaacggagaacggatagaagataagaccagaatgatgatgtaataaggttgccaaattttatgtgataaaaaataagaagaaaaagaagaagaagaaaaacaaacaaactatacttTAATATGAACTTACTGTGACCGagccatcattattataaagcctactttggtatatatactataaactattgttgcattaaaactatcaccaggatatgatcagtaagacacaaaaagtaacatgtacagctattaaGTCATTTGGTGCCTGCCGTCAAGCTCTGCATAGAAAGTTAGAGAGGGGTAGAGcaaagagggaaagaggaagagagggaaacgaAGTAGAATGTGGAATTGCTAATGATGAATTCAGAGAGCCTGATGGCAAGACCCTAAATGGAATCTGCAACGTGctgacaaaatgtttgattggacaataatataccacagtattacataagacattacGACTATTCAGTGTCTGCAAAATATGCACTCAATAAAGACTCTTTTAATTTACGTTTAAAAGAATATATTTAAAAGACGAGCAGCTTGTTATTTCGGgggagaggtcattccagtatctaggGCTCGTATACATTATCGTttttttagcgaaaattgttcgagtacgtggaaggtgaaatgcgtcactTTGGCGGGTAGGATATAACCTTattatgaatcaaatagtttttcctgaacatgcgagtaaaaacatccggtaactccttggcagaaaatttgtacataaatatgccgACGTTGTAACTGAACAGATCtgatattttcagtattttattttttttaaataaatcattcgtgtgggacaaatatccgacatggttgatatttctgatgGCGCGTTTTTGAATACGGAACAGTATATCAAGAAGATTTCTAGTTGCATTCCCCCacacaagaataccataattaaggtacggagtaatcaaagtagaataaagattaagcagaatttgacttggaaaaacactcttaaagagactgtacagtactggttgaggtggggattcatgttttgaacattcctaagtgagataatgaaaagcctcttatgaaacatgaaagagcatgtaattttaagaaggatccaacatttatttgatgaaaattggttttcaaatggctgagatatccaaaaaagtgctaataataaaaggcgacatgccacaactttattaggatctctttgtttcacattgtgtttggatatctcagccatttcaaaatcgattttcatcaaataaacttttgataccccttagaactgcatgctctttgacatctcatagagtggtttctgaatatctcgcaaaacgttaaaagctaaatcctcacctcgaccagaactgtacacaccctttaagtttattaagaacacccgtatttttagaaagaatattacttaaataactaacgtgggatttccaagataaatcactatcaATAAAAAGCCCTAAAAATTTTGTACTACTAACTTgatttaattcagtttcattaaacttaatatgaaaaggaagggttttaagactgttgctaaaaagcatacaatgagttttatcaatattaagtgacaatttgttGGCGTATATCTAAGATTGCACAGATTTAAGTTCTTTATTCACTGTGTTAACAAGAGTATAAGGATctctgtgtgtaaaaaaaacaaattggAGTCGTCagcaaaacaaaggaaagaatTGGCGAGGAACTAGAGGAtcgttaatgtacaaaatgaacaatagtGGGCCTAGTaaggagccctgtggaacaccacatgaaattaactttaactGAGAATCACGGCCATTTATACTCACAATTTGTTTTACatgaatatgtttatatacaatgtagttatgCTTTGCAGGTGAGTTTTTATTGTTATGTTTCaccattttcatttattatacCTTCAGTGAGATCAAGATGCAGACGAGGAGATAGAACTCATCGAAGTCGATTTGACCAGAGCCGTCGATGTCGAGCATGTCGAAGACACTGTAGATTTGGTTCCGCTTCAGATCCGTCATTGAGCTGAGGACCTGGTAGAACTGGATATCTGTGAGTATAATGACGAGAAAACGCTAAGGTTGAAAACACTTATAGGTTTCACGCACAAACGAAGAAGATAAACGAAGCTTAATATGTTATTCAAAACGTCTATAGGCCTATCTTCCGCCATAACTGTCATTATCGCATAGCTCCCTTTAAGAGTttcaaatgtcaatgaaaatttACCTTATAATCGGCGCAATGGCGGATCTGAAGAGGAACTAAATCTACTTGGGTTGTATAAACTTATAGCCCATGAGATTGCACCAGCCTTGTCCTTCCTCTACCAACAAAGCTATGACAGTAGTGTGATTCCGCCTCAATGGAAGCAAGCATTTGTCACGCCAATCCACAAATCTGGTGACAGAAGTGATCCCTCCAACTATCGTCCAATTTCCTTAACCTGTATATCCTGCAAAGTCATGGAACATATCATGCTGAGTCACTTATCCAAGCACATAGCAATAAACAACATCTTTGCAGACTCTCAGCATGGTTTTAGACAAGGCTTATCAACTACAACACAACTGTCTTCTGCTGTCAATGACTGGTCTCAGACACTCCAAAATCGCAGCCAATCTGATGTCATCTTTCTAGACTTCCAGAAAGCCTTTGACAGGGTGCCACATGAGCGACTTTCTATTAAGCTACGCTATTATGGCATTACTGGAGAGTCTCTCAACTGGATATGTGCTTTCTTGGCTGATAGGTCACAAGCTGTAGTCGTTGATGGAACCAAATCATCGTGGAAGGAGGTCTCATCAGGAGTTCCGCAGGGTTCTGTTATTGGCCCTACCCTCTTTCTACTGTTCATCAACGACATCCAGGATGGCATGTCGTCACCCATCCGTCTGTATGCTGATGACTGTGTGACCTATCGGGAAATTAGGTCAGAAGATGACTACAACACTCTCCAACAAGATCTCCAGACACTATCATTATGGTCATCCAAGTGGCTCATGAATTTCAACATCAAGAAGTGCGGAGTAATGTCAATCACTCGAAAACGCAATCCTAAAATCTACAAATACCACCTTCAGAATGGTGTCATTCCAAGAGTTACGGAGTATAAATACCTTGGAGTAACTGTAACACCTGACCTACGCTGGAATACACACTGTCAAAACATCAGGTGCAGGGCCAGCAAGACCCTAGGACTTATACGCCGAACATTGCCATCATGCTCAAAGGAAGTGAAGTGTAGAGCCTACACAGCATTGGTTAGGCCTAAACTGGAGTATGCCTCTGAGGTTTGGAACCCTCACACCTTGACGTCCATTAGCAGCCACGAACAAGTGCAGAAGGCAGCAGCCCGGTTTGTTGCTGGTGACTACAGTTGGTCTACATCATCTACCCGTCTGGTGTCGGCACACGGATGGAACACGTTACACCACCGACGACTCCTGGACCAATGTTCACTTTTTTACAAAATCCACTATGGAGTGGTAAGCCTACCATTGCCCTCAGCGGTTACCCCTGCAACCTACTATGGAAGGAACGATCATGACCTCAAGTTCAACATACCCAAGACAACTATTGATGCATTCAAGTACTCATTCTTTCCAAGGACAATTTGGATCTGGAACCGCCTGCCTAGTCAAGTTGTACATGCCACCACCTTAACAACATTCAGAGAAGCTGCTCTCCCATGTATTACAACCTTGCAGCCTTCTTCTGGATCACTCATCCTTTAAAAGGAGGATGCATTCAGATTTTACTCGCACAGTGCACACTTTTATTGTGAATAGAGATCATCACCATGGCACCTCCCAATTGCACACATGTGTAGTTTCATCCCAGTATAGCTTCTTGGAGCTGCGAGAGGGATTACAGTATCAAGTATCAAGTATCAAGTATGTCTTTGACATGCTCGACATCGACGGTTCTGGTCAAATGGACTTCGATGAGTTCTACCTCCTCGTCTGCCTCTTGAAAGCATACATCCGTAGTATACGAGTATACCCAATTGTGCTCATTGTCTTGTTCATTTACTTTGGTCTAGCTCCCCCTCGATCTATACATGACATAGGATTTAGATGATATTAGGATGATTACCAAATGCGTCGACCTTATCAAAACAAGCATTAAATGCTAGATGTATTGTCTCGGCCCATCGATTTGAAGTTCGCAAACATTCAAACATCCATTCACCAATTGATGCCAAAATGGATTTGCTGTCAAATGTTACAGTATAGACTGGTCTAAGTCTAATGAAagtttgttatattgaaatgatCATTAATATAGCTGAAGTAATTGATACGTTAtacacagtggcggatccaggtcggagggagggggggggggggcgcaccgggcgcgcgcccctcttattgttgttgaaacaaaagaaatgaaaagaaaaaaatagatgaaacccggaagtagcactagaaatattgtttgcgcccCCGATACATAATAAACGATTTTGATTGTACACAGTAGAAcacacttcttcttcttcttcttctggttaagtctgcctccttcaatagcctgaagattcttgcagactggtgctatttacattataatacaatttatttacagatatttacaagcacatagaacatttgacgaaaacaactagccactgtgatcaaccgttagacggtttcgaaatgatcccacagatggcgcagaaacaatgtctgacgacagggaattccagttccttacagttcttgggaagaacgaatggcgatgcgattcagttctcgaatatggtatggtagccctactacatatcgaccacccttattgaaaccgaccgcgtataattcgcgcactgaacacttagtacgcacttctctgcgcgcaaagcacataaaaatggattggctttgaatgtagattagg
This genomic interval carries:
- the LOC140241607 gene encoding EF-hand calcium-binding domain-containing protein 9-like, whose amino-acid sequence is MKIKPCILQHLHLDKTYSMLTGKNVKTLKEYFDLIDVHEEKSINDIQFYQVLSSMTDLKRNQIYSVFDMLDIDGSGQIDFDEFYLLVCILISLKDKDEKQFIYRHSRTVFELLDEDGSQSISAQEFSAFGFLFNFYGDAVKQIFNDFDISGDQELDYKEFKMFAMACIDRQNEIDRKKREQLERQRRRREAKRLRRLHGGGTWAWLGACTIL